Within Primulina tabacum isolate GXHZ01 chromosome 5, ASM2559414v2, whole genome shotgun sequence, the genomic segment AAGCAACAAGAACTCGCCTATCCGGAAGAATGCTAAACCCTTTGTTGATTGGCTCCAAAGTGCCGAGCCGGAAAGCGATGAATGAATAAATTGCGtgaattttgagaaaattacCAAATTTCCGCTCCTTGTTTGGAGAAGCTTTGTGTATTTTTGTTCTACTTAGATTACAGACTCTATGCTGATTCTAAACTGGACGGCCAACTATGAATAAATCATGTTTGTCATTTTGTGTTATCTCTTTCTAATGTTCTATTTATGTGTTATATATTCTCTTTTGTGTTGTATGTGGTGTAATATATTATTGACCCCAAAAGTTCAGAGGTAAATTGGATTTGATCAATATAGAAAAATAACTTGGTAGATTCAGCCTAAAATTTTCCCTTTCCAGCTCTGCGGCAATTTGTCTTTCTCACCCTCATCTTTTCCGTCACCAAGCCTACGTTTTTTGGCCGGTGTTGTGCTAGTCAACTGTTATTTTGTCGCCTTGCTTTTGGTTCTCAAGAAAGTAAAACTTCGTAGGTTCGTAGGTTGAAGTCTGGTTGTTCTTTCTTAGAATTATTTCCGCTTTTAGTTATTTGATCTTAAGCGTAAGTAGAAACTTCAAAGGTGGTGTTTTGCTCTACATAGATTGGCTTGGGGATGTAATTAAGTAGAGTCTCAAGCTTGAATGGGATCCTAAATCGATCTAAATTCATATGAAAAAGCTCGTTCCCGTCACGGTTcagaattaaaagattaataaaGGCAACGTTAAACACGAGCTTAGCAGGCAAAGTCCACGCCCTTCTTCATTCCATTAAATACTATAGCATACACAGACAAGTTATTGTAGTAGAAAACAGAGCTCAAGCATAAGGAAGCAGCATCTTAAAGTAAACTATGGCACACATTGCCAGTGAGAAAACAGCTAAGACATGTTGCCAAAAGAGTAGGGCCGACGCTTCTTTTACTGCATAACCCCTCAAGTTAGCCACTGCTCCCAACAAGATGGCACTCGGTGTCGAGTACTGCAAAAGAATCACGAATCGATACATCATATCCCCatggataaaaaaatttagtctaTCTGCCAAAGAAACAACCCCTACACCTACTAAGGGGAGAACCAAGAGTCTCGCAACTATAATGCCGACTGTAGTTCTAATTCCAAGTTTTGATTCGTTGGGACCCTCAGCAAGCATCCCTCCAAGAATTAGCATTACCAAAGGCACCATCGCTCCAGCCAGTATTTCTAAACTATCCGTGATGAATGCAAGTGGAGCATTATCACCATAGACAACAGATTTGATAGGCGGAATCATACCAATCAGAAAAGCCAACAATGTAGCAAATGTCGGGGGCTGAAGAATGTGAGAGATTGGAGTTTTCTCAGCAACAGTTCTTATTTTTCTAACCATTCGTGGCTCAGCTAAGCATCTGAGTGATTTTGGACTCCCACGGACGTGAACATACTCCATCCGATGAATCAGGATCCGGAATAGAAATTTGAGAAATGATCGATGCATTCCCAAATACTCTGGCTATTAATGGAGTTTTACAGTGCTCAGTTTCTCTATCTTCCATTCCGGGCCATTCAGCTTCTACAAAGAGTGGTCGGCTAAGATCATTCGTTAATAAATGTTCCTGAATTTCAAGATCATCCTCAACAAGCTCGTAATATTCCAATGGCGGCTCCATCATGTGGTAAACCAGAGTGTAGAGAAGAAGAACAGCAACCCATTGAGCAAAAGATACATAAGCTATCCCATTTGTGTGACATTCTGGACCAAATAGATTATCGGAGCTACGGCAAATGGACCCGACAATAGCAAGAGGGAGGTTTCCCGTGTTTCCAAATGCCGTCATAATAACTGTAAACCTAACAAATTCTGGAGGAGGGCGGCATATCTTTGCCACTATGAAGCCCAGAACACAGCCTATAGCAGTACTAAGAATCACATTAACAGGTATAAACCACCATCGGACAAAATTCTTCAGAGTTATAGCTTCCCCGAGATGAGTGAAGATCACACAAGGCAAGAACAATGCAAACACGAGCTTGCTAAGAAGCTTGAAAGTGGCCTTTGGAACCAATTGCGTTGTTGGGTGAGCGAGAATTAACCCAAAAACAGTTAGACAGATGAGTTTCAGTAACGGAAGAATGGAGTGTATAAGATCATCCCTAGTGGAGTGCATGCTATTCTgattttgagcaaaaatggaTTCCATCCCAAACTCCAAAAACCAAACTTTTAGAAAAAGAAACAAACCCCACAAAATCTCCCACAATATTAATTTCAGAATTTCAAACCCTAATCGACAACGGGAATTCAGAAAACAGATTTTGAGACTTCCATATGGGGCAATAAGAAGATTCAGCAGAAACAAACCCCGAGGCAAATTCGAAACAAAACACCGCAACCAAACTCCTGAAACATCAACAATCAAAATAGCATCCAAAACagcaataaatttaaataactgAATCTGGAAACAAAAACTCAAAAAATTGAAAACAAGGATTTCTTCAAAGGACGCAGAGCTTTCGTGTTCGGTAGGGAATTTGGAAGTACTCCGGGAGTTGGGGTGCGATTGGCGAGAAGCCAATTGTTTCTCCACCCTTTTAGCTAACAATGAGACATCATTTCAATTACATTTTAACTACTATATCCGCACGTGGacatatgtttttttaaaaaactttgaaTATCAATTATTAACTTGATATttaaatgatataattatatgttttctgaatttaaaaaaattgtttttgtcCTTGt encodes:
- the LOC142546615 gene encoding LOW QUALITY PROTEIN: protein PIN-LIKES 2-like (The sequence of the model RefSeq protein was modified relative to this genomic sequence to represent the inferred CDS: deleted 1 base in 1 codon), with the protein product MESIFAQNQNSMHSTRDDLIHSILPLLKLICLTVFGLILAHPTTQLVPKATFKLLSKLVFALFLPCVIFTHLGEAITLKNFVRWWFIPVNVILSTAIGCVLGFIVAKICRPPPEFVRFTVIMTAFGNTGNLPLAIVGSICRSSDNLFGPECHTNGIAYVSFAQWVAVLLLYTLVYHMMEPPLEYYELVEDDLEIQEHLLTNDLSRPLFVEAEWPGMEDRETEHCKTPLIARVFGNASIISQISIPDPDSSDEYVHVRGSPKSLRCLAEPRMVRKIRTVAEKTPISHILQPPTFATLLAFLIGMIPPIKSVVYGDNAPLAFITDSLEILAGAMVPLVMLILGGMLAEGPNESKLGIRTTVGIIVARLLVLPLVGVGVVSLADRLNFFIHGDMMYRFVILLQYSTPSAILLGAVANLRGYAVKEASALLFWQHVLAVFSLAMCAIVYFKMLLPYA